The following nucleotide sequence is from Leptolyngbya subtilissima AS-A7.
ATAGGAAAACCATGTGTCTACGTTGCAATCTCTGGGTTTTGGAGGCGGGCCATTGACTACCCTGATTCATCCCACAGCAGTGGTTCACGAGGGTGCTCAGGTGCACCCCAGCGTCAAGATCGGCCCCTATGCGGTGATTGGTGAGCAGGTAAGCATTGGCCCTGGCACCGAAATTGGCGCTCACGCAGTGATTGATGGCCAAACAACAATTGGGTCCCAAAACCGAATTTTTCCTGGGGCGGCCATTGGTCTGGAGTCGCAGGATCTCAAGTACGACGGCTCGATGAGTCGGGTGGTGGTTGGCGACAACAACCTGATTCGGGAATACGTCACCATTAACCGAGCTACCGACGCCGGGGCAGTGACCCTAGTGGGCAGCAATTGCCTGCTGATGGCCTACTCCCACGTGGCCCACAACTGCGTGGTTGAGGATCACGTCATTCTCGCCAACTCAGTAGCGCTGGCTGGCCACGTGTATGTGGAGTCGGGTGCGCGAATTAGCGGCATGGTAGGCGTTCACCAGTTTGTGCGGGTTGGGCGGCTGGTGATGATTGGCGGGCTCAGCCGCATCGATCGCGACGTGCCGCCCTTTACCCTGGTCAACGGCAATCCGGCTGAGGTGCGGGGGCTCAATCAGATCGGCTTGCAGCGAGCGGGTCTCACCGCTGACCCCCAGGCCTATCGTGAACTGAAGCAGGCCTATCGGTTGGTCTATCGTTCGGGCATATCGCTCAGTGAAGCGGTGAGCAAACTCAATCAGGATGAGTCGAACGACTTGGTGCGGCACTTTAGTGAGTTCTTGCGGGCCGCCCAGCAGCCCGATCGCCGCGGATTGACTCCCGGCCGCCGCCGCAACAAGCACAGCGATGATGAGTAGTTGGGGAGCCGCGTAGGGAATGGCTGACCTCACTCGGCGACGGATTTTTATCAGCACCGGCGAGGTGTCGGGCGATTTGCAGGGGGCGCTATTGATTGAGGCGTTGATGCAACGGGCGCGCGATCGCCACCTCAGCCTAGAGATCTCGGCCTTGGGTGGCCCCCGCATGGCCAAAGCGGGGGCCAAGCTAGTGGGCGAAACCACGGGCATTGGCTCGGTGGGCATTTTTGAGGCGTTGCCCTACCTGGTGCCGACCCTGCGTCTGCAGCGGGTGGCCAAGGCGGCGCTCGATGCCCAGCCGCCCGACATTGCCGTGCTGATCGACTACATGAACCCCAACCTGGTGATGGGCAACTACCTTAAAACCCATCATCCCCAGGTGCCGGTGATCTACTACATTGCCCCGCAACAGTGGGTGTGGGCCTTTTCTGAAAATGACACCCGCAAGTTGGTGCAGTGCAGCGATCGCATGCTGGCCATCTTCAAAGCCGAAGCCGACTACTTTCAACGATTTGGGGCTGACACTACCTGGGTTGGCCATCCGTTGGTCGATCGCTACCCTGGCCCCGCCGACCAGGCCGCTGCCCGTCAGCAGTTAGGTCTGCCGCTGGATACCCCGGTGGTGACGCTGCTGCCCGCCTCCCGGCAGCAGGAGGTGAAATATCTCATGCCGGTATTGCTCAAGGCCGCGCAGATCATCCAGGCCCAGTGCCCCAAGGTCACGTTCTTGCTGCCGGTGTCGATTCCGGCGTTGCAGGCCAATTTTGAGCAGGGGCTAGCCGCCCATGGGTTAAATGGTCGAGTGATTGACGAGGGCAGCCAGGGAGCGATCGCCGCCGCCGATGTCGCCATCACCAAATCGGGCACCGCCAACCTCGAAATTGCCCTAATGGATGTGCCTCAAGTGGTGGCCTACCGCATTCACCCTCTCAGCGCCCGCATTGCCCACTACTTGCTGAAGTTTGACGTGCCCTACGTGTCGCCGGTCAACCTGGTGGTCAACCAGCCCGTCGTGCCCGAATTTTTGCAGTGGCAGGCGACCCCCGAGG
It contains:
- the lpxA gene encoding acyl-ACP--UDP-N-acetylglucosamine O-acyltransferase, yielding MTTLIHPTAVVHEGAQVHPSVKIGPYAVIGEQVSIGPGTEIGAHAVIDGQTTIGSQNRIFPGAAIGLESQDLKYDGSMSRVVVGDNNLIREYVTINRATDAGAVTLVGSNCLLMAYSHVAHNCVVEDHVILANSVALAGHVYVESGARISGMVGVHQFVRVGRLVMIGGLSRIDRDVPPFTLVNGNPAEVRGLNQIGLQRAGLTADPQAYRELKQAYRLVYRSGISLSEAVSKLNQDESNDLVRHFSEFLRAAQQPDRRGLTPGRRRNKHSDDE
- the lpxB gene encoding lipid-A-disaccharide synthase; this translates as MADLTRRRIFISTGEVSGDLQGALLIEALMQRARDRHLSLEISALGGPRMAKAGAKLVGETTGIGSVGIFEALPYLVPTLRLQRVAKAALDAQPPDIAVLIDYMNPNLVMGNYLKTHHPQVPVIYYIAPQQWVWAFSENDTRKLVQCSDRMLAIFKAEADYFQRFGADTTWVGHPLVDRYPGPADQAAARQQLGLPLDTPVVTLLPASRQQEVKYLMPVLLKAAQIIQAQCPKVTFLLPVSIPALQANFEQGLAAHGLNGRVIDEGSQGAIAAADVAITKSGTANLEIALMDVPQVVAYRIHPLSARIAHYLLKFDVPYVSPVNLVVNQPVVPEFLQWQATPEAIAAAALELLHSETARQTMRAGYAKMREELGPPGVCQRTADLILDALPKMS